One part of the Aurantibacillus circumpalustris genome encodes these proteins:
- a CDS encoding NifU family protein translates to MNIQDIPYIIYAEETPNPSSVKFVANKLLLVSGASAEYLSPSETIDAPIAQKLFQFPFVKRVFIQSNYITITKQDALEWEEIRDELRVFITEYLNKGNSIINKLPEQKVAKDSSFKETVSINTQHTAPGNDVENKIIEVLEQYIRPAVEQDGGLITFKELKDGVVTVQMRGSCSGCPSSTMTLKAGIEALLKRLLPDDVKEVVSEAV, encoded by the coding sequence ATGAATATACAAGACATTCCATACATCATCTATGCTGAAGAAACGCCGAATCCATCTAGCGTAAAATTTGTAGCAAATAAATTATTATTAGTAAGTGGTGCTTCCGCAGAGTATCTTTCTCCTTCTGAAACGATTGATGCCCCGATAGCCCAGAAGTTATTTCAATTTCCTTTCGTAAAGCGAGTTTTTATTCAATCAAATTATATTACGATAACCAAACAAGATGCACTTGAATGGGAGGAAATTAGGGATGAATTAAGGGTTTTTATTACTGAATATTTGAATAAAGGAAATTCAATTATAAATAAACTTCCAGAACAAAAAGTAGCTAAAGATTCTTCGTTTAAAGAAACAGTTTCCATAAATACTCAACATACAGCACCTGGAAACGATGTTGAAAATAAAATAATTGAAGTATTAGAACAATACATTCGCCCTGCCGTTGAACAAGATGGCGGATTAATTACTTTTAAAGAATTAAAGGATGGCGTAGTGACTGTTCAAATGCGAGGCAGTTGCAGTGGCTGTCCAAGTAGCACAATGACCTTAAAAGCCGGCATAGAAGCACTTTTGAAACGTTTATTGCCTGACGACGTAAAAGAAGTGGTAAGCGAGGCAGTGTAA
- a CDS encoding T9SS type A sorting domain-containing protein produces MKKNYLKIFAIIFFLASSDYYIAQCAAVQTGGTASNMFTLIRNGTSSIAANKTLNTIVFVHRNDVGLFGGNSGNLRFDYSTNGGTSWTLNQGVTNPLSTNLARYPNIAIYNPTSNVSPSNAYISYMAPTIDPLTSAWNGEVTGVSQLNGSGVTETYNQNGIGTIWQANSLVNGAPGVFWAIDPLGTTGFNIYKGVWNSVSSDISWSINFVATPTFSYFPLLTEMDYNIAFDPSGMTGYFCFASHVSGAAANAALYPTLYKTTNGGVSWTGPITVDVSQFSCISSNTISSYVPSMNVGSDLVVDANGNPHIITTLGNASNYVFNYSAWHHMYDITLKNGLWAAYDLGNVNGAPNIFGISPNIATQWQAPQAARSADGTKIFFTWTDNLGYSLGMLNSTPDLIGKAYNVTNDTWTQTKNFTSCNLSTAGKILFPHIAPEVLEPTTSSFKIAAVYGEPSVSNDLIAVANFKFLDNVTFATSEFSVSVPPATVTIQQAPLVVICPNTSVTINVAGNAGQAIWNTGATTTSLSIASGTATSYSVVAQVGCNVGTATVAVTNLTTNPIVPVTGICPGSSASFSVIGNALGYTWTPGNVTGTNVTINPTANTITLTSQGSSSCTSSQTVSINLLPPPVITVTGNTIICSGIILSLSASGAQSYVWDNATSGATFTDSPLSNTVYTVIGTAANTCTNSQSFTVAVKPSPTITAASNPTAVCSGQPAFLTSSGAVSYSWNAVTSTNNTTVNPITTEVYTVTGSGANLCETSKTISVIAYALPSITITPSKSFICKGDKIKLTASGATSYTWVAQGIINPTVQVTPTVNITYTVNGISVENCENTQTFSLVANPCVGIEHYQKQDTQLIVFPNPNNGNFTIKSEVDLHLSLINEISQVVDSFSLEENNNHEFTVKNLIPGIYFIMDKNLNVLIQQKIVVTR; encoded by the coding sequence ATGAAAAAAAATTACCTAAAAATTTTCGCGATTATTTTTTTCCTGGCCTCCAGTGATTATTACATAGCACAATGTGCTGCAGTGCAAACGGGCGGGACAGCCTCAAACATGTTTACGCTTATTCGAAACGGAACAAGTTCTATTGCTGCTAACAAAACTTTAAATACTATTGTGTTCGTGCATCGTAACGATGTTGGTTTGTTTGGCGGTAATTCAGGAAATTTAAGATTTGATTATTCAACAAATGGCGGAACAAGTTGGACTTTAAATCAAGGTGTTACCAATCCACTAAGTACTAACCTAGCACGTTATCCAAACATTGCAATTTATAATCCCACTTCTAATGTTAGTCCATCCAACGCGTATATAAGCTATATGGCACCAACCATTGATCCACTTACCTCGGCTTGGAATGGAGAAGTTACAGGAGTGAGTCAATTAAATGGATCGGGAGTTACTGAAACATACAATCAAAATGGCATTGGCACTATTTGGCAGGCAAATTCATTAGTTAATGGTGCACCTGGCGTATTTTGGGCAATTGATCCTTTGGGCACTACTGGATTTAATATTTATAAAGGAGTTTGGAACAGTGTAAGCTCTGACATTTCTTGGTCTATTAATTTTGTTGCTACGCCTACTTTCAGCTACTTTCCTCTCTTAACAGAAATGGATTACAACATTGCGTTTGATCCTAGTGGGATGACTGGCTATTTTTGTTTTGCTTCCCATGTTAGCGGAGCAGCAGCGAATGCAGCGCTATATCCAACCCTTTATAAAACTACTAATGGTGGTGTTAGTTGGACTGGTCCCATTACAGTAGATGTGAGCCAGTTTAGTTGCATTTCTTCTAATACAATAAGTTCGTACGTTCCATCTATGAATGTTGGTAGCGATTTAGTGGTAGATGCAAATGGAAATCCACACATAATTACTACACTAGGCAATGCGAGTAATTATGTTTTTAATTATAGTGCATGGCATCACATGTATGATATCACTTTAAAGAATGGATTATGGGCAGCATATGATTTAGGAAATGTTAACGGTGCGCCAAATATTTTCGGAATCAGTCCAAATATTGCCACTCAATGGCAAGCACCTCAGGCTGCCAGAAGTGCAGATGGAACCAAAATTTTCTTTACGTGGACCGATAATTTGGGGTATTCTTTAGGTATGTTAAATAGTACTCCTGATTTAATAGGAAAAGCTTATAATGTTACAAATGATACCTGGACACAAACCAAAAATTTCACTTCCTGTAATTTAAGCACGGCAGGTAAAATTCTTTTTCCCCACATTGCTCCAGAAGTATTAGAACCAACTACATCCAGCTTCAAAATTGCAGCTGTTTATGGTGAACCGAGTGTTTCGAATGACCTGATTGCTGTAGCTAATTTTAAATTTCTTGATAACGTTACTTTTGCGACTTCTGAATTTTCAGTTTCGGTACCACCAGCCACGGTAACGATACAACAGGCACCACTTGTAGTTATTTGCCCAAATACAAGTGTAACGATTAATGTAGCAGGCAATGCAGGCCAAGCAATTTGGAATACAGGAGCAACTACTACAAGTCTTTCAATTGCAAGTGGTACAGCAACATCCTATTCTGTTGTTGCACAAGTCGGCTGCAATGTTGGAACGGCAACAGTTGCGGTTACAAACCTAACAACTAACCCAATTGTACCAGTTACTGGCATTTGCCCGGGTAGTTCGGCTAGTTTTTCTGTAATAGGTAACGCTTTAGGTTATACTTGGACACCAGGTAATGTAACAGGAACGAATGTTACAATAAATCCAACCGCTAATACAATTACGCTAACGAGTCAAGGAAGTAGCAGTTGTACAAGTTCACAAACCGTTAGTATAAATCTTTTACCCCCCCCAGTCATAACTGTCACGGGAAATACTATCATTTGTTCGGGAATTATTTTATCCTTATCAGCAAGTGGTGCACAATCTTATGTATGGGATAATGCTACTAGTGGTGCCACATTTACCGACAGTCCTTTATCCAATACAGTTTATACAGTTATCGGCACCGCTGCTAATACCTGTACAAATTCACAAAGTTTCACGGTTGCTGTAAAACCATCGCCAACAATAACAGCTGCAAGCAACCCAACAGCTGTTTGTTCTGGACAACCTGCATTTTTAACTTCCAGTGGCGCGGTATCCTATTCCTGGAACGCGGTAACATCAACTAATAACACAACTGTGAATCCTATTACAACAGAAGTATACACGGTCACAGGCTCAGGTGCTAACCTTTGTGAAACATCTAAAACAATTAGTGTTATTGCTTATGCTTTACCGAGTATAACCATCACTCCGTCTAAAAGTTTTATTTGTAAAGGTGATAAAATTAAATTAACAGCAAGTGGGGCAACTAGCTATACTTGGGTGGCTCAGGGTATAATTAATCCAACCGTTCAAGTAACTCCTACAGTAAATATTACTTATACCGTTAACGGAATAAGTGTTGAAAACTGTGAAAACACGCAAACTTTTTCTTTGGTAGCAAATCCATGTGTAGGAATTGAACACTACCAAAAGCAAGATACGCAACTAATTGTTTTTCCAAATCCGAACAATGGCAATTTTACCATTAAATCGGAGGTAGATCTTCATTTAAGTCTTATAAATGAAATAAGTCAAGTTGTTGACAGTTTTTCTTTAGAAGAAAATAATAATCATGAATTCACGGTTAAAAACCTTATTCCCGGCATTTATTTTATTATGGATAAAAATTTGAATGTTTTAATCCAACAAAAGATAGTGGTTACCAGATAA
- a CDS encoding aldehyde dehydrogenase family protein: MNTYKLFCAGEFIETSHVHKIKNKYTNDLFSTTYLADEKLLDKAIKAAENAKYLCKELSSLEKYMALKFISDELEKNKNYLAEILCIESAKPLRYALVEIERSIQTFLIAAEECKRLPKDYMSLDWTQNGKGKEGLVNYFPIGIVAGISPFNFPMNLAVHKIAPAIAAGCPIILKPASSTPLSTLELAKIIAKTNLPKGAVSILPMNRKTGNLLVTDERIQLLSFTGSPEIGWELKKQSGKKKVVLELGGNAGVIVTKSANLKKIINCCMMGAFSYSGQICIHAQRFFVHTEIFKEFMELIRIETLKLISGDPLKDETSISVMIDEENAIRTEQWVNEALEKGAKLICGGKRKVSFYDATILTQTKKGMKVYDEEVFGPVICIEEYNGKIEDGVQKINDTKFGLQCGIFTDSVAELDYAFKYCEVGGVIHNNVPTLRFDQMPYGGIKESGLGREGVKYALLDMLEPKVLVK, from the coding sequence ATGAATACTTACAAACTATTTTGCGCAGGGGAATTTATTGAAACTTCTCACGTACATAAAATAAAAAACAAATACACCAACGACCTATTCTCGACCACTTATCTTGCCGATGAGAAGTTATTAGATAAGGCTATAAAAGCAGCCGAAAATGCAAAATATTTGTGTAAAGAATTGTCTTCTTTAGAAAAGTATATGGCTTTGAAATTTATTTCTGATGAACTAGAAAAAAATAAAAATTATCTAGCTGAAATTTTATGTATTGAAAGTGCCAAACCTTTAAGATATGCGCTAGTTGAAATTGAACGCTCTATACAAACCTTTTTAATTGCCGCAGAAGAATGTAAACGTTTGCCTAAAGACTATATGAGTCTTGATTGGACGCAAAATGGAAAAGGGAAAGAAGGTCTTGTAAATTATTTTCCTATTGGAATTGTTGCTGGAATCTCTCCGTTTAATTTCCCAATGAATCTCGCTGTACATAAAATTGCTCCTGCAATTGCAGCTGGTTGCCCAATTATTTTAAAACCGGCCTCTTCCACTCCGCTATCAACGTTGGAACTTGCAAAAATTATCGCGAAAACGAATTTGCCCAAAGGCGCGGTTTCCATATTACCCATGAATAGAAAAACCGGAAACTTATTAGTTACAGATGAAAGAATTCAGTTATTAAGTTTTACAGGCTCACCAGAAATAGGATGGGAATTAAAAAAACAAAGTGGTAAAAAGAAAGTTGTATTAGAATTAGGTGGCAATGCGGGCGTTATCGTTACAAAAAGTGCCAACCTTAAAAAAATAATCAATTGCTGTATGATGGGAGCATTTTCATACAGCGGACAAATTTGTATTCATGCGCAACGTTTTTTTGTTCATACAGAAATTTTCAAAGAATTTATGGAACTCATTCGCATTGAAACGCTTAAATTAATTTCCGGGGATCCATTGAAAGATGAAACCTCAATCTCAGTAATGATTGACGAAGAAAACGCAATACGCACTGAGCAATGGGTAAATGAAGCATTGGAAAAAGGCGCGAAATTAATCTGTGGTGGAAAAAGAAAAGTAAGCTTTTATGATGCGACAATTCTAACACAAACAAAAAAGGGAATGAAAGTATATGATGAGGAAGTATTTGGTCCAGTAATTTGTATTGAAGAATATAATGGTAAAATTGAAGATGGGGTTCAAAAAATAAATGATACGAAATTTGGATTACAGTGTGGGATTTTTACAGACTCTGTTGCCGAACTTGATTATGCATTCAAGTATTGTGAGGTTGGAGGGGTAATTCACAATAATGTACCAACCCTTCGTTTTGATCAAATGCCTTATGGCGGAATAAAAGAAAGTGGTTTAGGAAGAGAAGGTGTTAAATACGCCTTACTCGATATGCTGGAACCGAAAGTTTTAGTTAAATAA
- a CDS encoding deoxycytidylate deaminase: protein MTKPSFDEIYMELAEKLALRSHCVKAQVGAVLTKDTRIVSLGYNGPPAGTHNCDIEWPTEGCPRDSKGSCSLALHAEQNAILYATKNNVSMQDATLYVTLSPCISCARVIFTTGIKKVFFKDSYANYKGLKNDEGVDFLRRFGVDVIQYKK from the coding sequence ATGACAAAACCTTCTTTTGATGAAATTTATATGGAGCTAGCTGAAAAGCTTGCGCTCCGTTCGCACTGTGTAAAGGCACAAGTAGGAGCTGTTTTAACCAAGGATACACGAATAGTTTCTTTAGGATACAACGGTCCTCCGGCAGGTACACATAATTGTGATATCGAATGGCCAACAGAGGGCTGTCCAAGAGATAGCAAAGGAAGTTGCTCGCTTGCATTACATGCTGAACAAAACGCAATTCTTTACGCAACCAAAAACAATGTCAGTATGCAAGATGCTACACTTTATGTAACACTTTCTCCCTGCATTTCTTGCGCACGGGTTATTTTTACAACAGGAATTAAAAAAGTTTTTTTTAAAGATAGCTACGCCAACTACAAAGGACTCAAAAATGATGAAGGCGTTGATTTTTTAAGAAGGTTCGGTGTTGATGTTATTCAATATAAAAAGTAG
- a CDS encoding helix-turn-helix domain-containing protein, whose amino-acid sequence MSSIEINSQFEQVLNFVNRTNQLIFLTGKAGTGKTTLLKYIRENTFKQSSIVAPTGVAAINAGGSTIHSFFQFPFTPFLPTLKENGEIDSTKSLHALKYNSQRLAIFKNLELLVIDEISMVRADLLDQIDVTLRYVRKKSHLPFGGVQVLLIGDMYQLPPVVQQEEWKLLNHLYPSAYFFDSLVMRRNPPVYIELDKIYRQSEQTFIQLLNKVRNNNLDQETLELLNSHFKPTITQQDYQENITLTTHNRKADEINARNLKALQGKEYTFRSKVEGTFSDRNYPTDENLVLKKGTRVMFLKNNNEKNYYNGKIGIVSYIDSDKIKVKCSEDNYEIEVSKEVWTNVSYKVDKATKHIEEEVLGTYTQYPLRLAWAITIHKSQGLTFDKLIIDAAESFSAGQVYVALSRCRSLSGLTLSSKINPQSLLNDKNILNFASTKPTGEKVNTIFSSGQRDYIKIVLVSLFDFSEQIQNRQDLGGVLQMYSKRLNNDGLEWINALLMRIELLNDVANRFKHQLGNLIDKAGNIEVDQDLQSRLKQAAGYFEVEIKKCLDHFKNCSLVTESKEAATELNEILQLLFEALFQKYTLIKTIENGFVFSDFVKHKLNLVYPNFKISVYASAKNTKVSADIIHPKLYRELLLQRDEICNDEHKPIYMVASNKTLIELANYLPDTSESLLKISGFGDAKVNAYGDAFLGIIKAYMSEHEIETNIAALSPKKEHKTKKEKSEGTDKLKKISTKEQTYNLFKQGLKVEDIAKQRGFALSTIQGHLIPYIATGEVLIDDLVSKEKQNLIAKALEKFNYEEGLNPIKSNLPEEISFSEIRYVMAHRLKD is encoded by the coding sequence ATGAGTTCTATAGAAATAAATTCACAATTCGAACAAGTTTTAAATTTTGTAAATCGTACAAATCAACTTATTTTCTTAACAGGAAAGGCAGGAACAGGCAAGACTACTTTATTAAAATATATCAGGGAAAATACATTTAAACAAAGTTCAATTGTTGCTCCAACTGGCGTCGCCGCTATCAATGCTGGTGGTTCAACCATTCATTCTTTTTTTCAATTTCCTTTCACGCCTTTTTTACCTACTCTGAAAGAAAATGGAGAAATTGATTCCACTAAAAGTTTACACGCATTAAAATACAATTCGCAGCGTTTAGCAATCTTTAAGAATCTGGAATTACTGGTAATAGATGAAATTAGTATGGTGCGTGCTGATTTGTTGGATCAAATAGATGTCACTTTAAGGTATGTGAGAAAAAAATCGCATTTACCTTTTGGTGGCGTTCAAGTTTTATTGATAGGTGATATGTATCAGCTTCCACCAGTTGTTCAACAAGAAGAATGGAAACTACTAAACCATCTTTACCCTAGCGCTTATTTTTTTGACAGTTTGGTAATGCGAAGAAATCCGCCAGTGTATATTGAGTTAGATAAAATTTACCGCCAAAGTGAACAAACATTTATTCAATTATTGAATAAAGTTCGGAATAACAATTTAGATCAGGAAACGCTTGAACTTTTGAATTCGCATTTTAAACCAACGATTACGCAACAGGATTATCAAGAAAATATTACCTTAACAACTCACAACCGAAAGGCCGATGAAATAAATGCGCGTAACTTAAAAGCATTGCAAGGTAAAGAATACACATTCCGATCAAAAGTAGAAGGAACGTTTTCGGATAGAAATTATCCTACTGATGAAAATCTTGTTTTAAAAAAAGGAACACGCGTTATGTTCTTAAAAAACAACAATGAGAAAAATTATTATAATGGTAAAATTGGCATTGTATCTTATATCGATTCTGATAAAATCAAAGTAAAATGTAGTGAAGACAATTATGAAATAGAAGTATCAAAAGAAGTTTGGACAAATGTTTCTTACAAGGTAGATAAGGCTACAAAACATATTGAAGAAGAAGTTCTTGGTACCTACACCCAATACCCACTTAGATTGGCGTGGGCAATTACAATTCATAAAAGCCAGGGTTTAACGTTCGATAAATTAATAATCGACGCAGCAGAATCGTTTAGCGCAGGGCAGGTATACGTTGCATTAAGTCGCTGTAGGAGCTTAAGTGGTTTAACCCTGAGTTCAAAGATTAATCCACAAAGTTTATTAAACGACAAGAATATTTTAAATTTTGCTTCTACAAAACCTACCGGAGAAAAAGTAAATACAATTTTTAGTTCGGGCCAAAGAGATTATATAAAAATTGTTTTAGTAAGTTTATTTGATTTCTCAGAACAAATTCAGAATAGACAAGACCTTGGTGGCGTTTTGCAAATGTATAGTAAGCGATTAAATAATGATGGACTTGAATGGATTAACGCTTTATTGATGAGAATTGAACTACTGAATGATGTGGCTAACAGATTCAAACATCAGCTTGGTAATTTAATTGACAAAGCCGGTAACATTGAAGTGGATCAGGATTTGCAGTCCAGATTAAAACAAGCTGCGGGTTACTTTGAGGTAGAAATAAAAAAATGCCTCGATCATTTTAAAAATTGTTCCTTAGTCACAGAGAGTAAAGAAGCAGCAACGGAGTTGAATGAGATATTGCAACTTTTGTTTGAAGCTTTATTTCAAAAATACACCTTAATTAAAACCATTGAAAACGGATTTGTTTTTTCTGATTTTGTAAAACATAAATTAAATTTGGTTTACCCTAATTTTAAAATAAGTGTTTATGCTAGTGCAAAAAACACGAAAGTATCGGCCGACATAATCCACCCAAAACTCTATCGTGAATTATTATTACAACGTGACGAAATTTGCAACGATGAACATAAACCAATTTATATGGTTGCAAGTAATAAAACGCTAATTGAATTAGCTAATTATTTACCTGATACTTCTGAAAGTCTGCTCAAAATTTCAGGATTTGGTGATGCTAAAGTAAACGCATACGGTGACGCATTTTTAGGTATCATTAAAGCTTACATGAGCGAACACGAGATAGAAACAAACATAGCAGCCTTATCACCAAAAAAAGAACACAAGACAAAAAAGGAAAAAAGTGAGGGAACAGATAAACTTAAAAAAATTAGCACAAAAGAACAAACCTACAATTTATTTAAACAAGGATTAAAAGTAGAAGATATCGCAAAACAAAGAGGTTTTGCATTAAGTACTATTCAAGGACATTTGATCCCATATATTGCAACAGGCGAAGTGTTAATAGATGATCTTGTTAGTAAGGAAAAGCAAAACTTAATAGCAAAGGCTCTTGAAAAATTTAATTATGAAGAAGGACTCAATCCAATTAAAAGTAACTTACCTGAAGAAATTTCGTTTTCAGAAATAAGGTACGTCATGGCGCATCGTCTAAAAGATTAA